Proteins encoded together in one Planctomyces sp. SH-PL14 window:
- a CDS encoding Uma2 family endonuclease: protein MTASILFEDELRIPYGIDSLAAFRQWAFSEEFPESGRIDYVDGSIEVDSSPDNLFYHSAPNTELGAVIRFRLKATRVGHVFIDNTRVSCPDIDLSVEPDVVVVSHTAIESGRVRLIPAAAGKPGSYLEIEGPPDLVVEVVSPSSVAKDTRRLRKAYFDAGVEEYWLADARGTELRFEILTRSEAEFVAAPVDGEGFQASRVLAARYRFERATGPGGLWEYELVERL, encoded by the coding sequence ATGACTGCGAGCATTCTCTTCGAAGACGAGCTTCGCATCCCGTACGGGATCGACTCGCTCGCGGCGTTTCGCCAGTGGGCGTTCTCTGAGGAGTTTCCGGAATCGGGCCGGATCGACTACGTCGACGGATCGATCGAGGTGGACAGCAGTCCCGACAACCTGTTCTACCACTCCGCCCCGAACACCGAACTGGGGGCCGTGATCCGGTTTCGCCTCAAGGCGACTCGCGTCGGCCACGTCTTCATCGACAACACTCGCGTAAGCTGCCCCGATATCGACCTCAGCGTCGAGCCGGATGTCGTGGTCGTGTCCCACACGGCCATCGAGTCGGGACGGGTACGGCTCATCCCCGCGGCGGCCGGAAAGCCCGGGAGCTATCTGGAGATCGAAGGCCCGCCCGACCTCGTCGTCGAGGTCGTCAGTCCCAGTTCCGTCGCCAAGGACACCCGGCGTCTTCGCAAGGCGTATTTCGACGCCGGGGTCGAGGAGTACTGGCTGGCGGACGCGCGGGGGACGGAGCTGCGGTTCGAAATCCTCACCCGCAGCGAAGCGGAGTTCGTCGCCGCCCCGGTCGATGGCGAAGGCTTCCAGGCATCCCGCGTCCTCGCGGCCCGCTACCGCTTCGAGCGGGCCACGGGACCGGGAGGGCTGTGGGAATACGAGCTCGTCGAGCGCCTCTAG